A window of Hirundo rustica isolate bHirRus1 chromosome 27, bHirRus1.pri.v3, whole genome shotgun sequence contains these coding sequences:
- the SLC35B1 gene encoding solute carrier family 35 member B1, whose product MAASAGLPERLRLPVCFLGVFACYFYYGILQESITRGRYGEGAKQEKFKYALTLVFIQCVINAAFAKLLIRFTDAARPDRTRGWLYGACSLSYLGAMVSSNSALQFVSYPTQVLGKSCKPIPVMLLGVTLLRKRYPPAKYLCVLLIVAGVALFLYKPKKGTGDTEHVFGYGELLLLLSLTLDGLTGVSQDHMRAHYQTGSNHMMLNVNLCSTLFLGAGILFTGELWEFLSFTERYPSIISNILLFGLTSALGQSFIFMTVVYFGPLTCSIITTTRKFFTILASVVLFANPISPMQWVGTVLVFLGLGLDAKFGKGVKKTSH is encoded by the exons ATGGCAGCGAGCGCGGGGCTGCCCGAGCGCCTCCGCCTGCCCGTCTGCTTCCTCGGCGTGTTCGCCTGCTACTTCTACTATGGCATCCTGCAGGAGAGCAT CACCCGCGGTCGCTACGGGGAGGGAGCCAAGCAGGAGAAGTTCAAGTACGCGCTGACGCTCGTGTTCATCCAGTGCGTGATCAACGCCGCCTTCGCCAAGCTCC TGATCCGCTTCACGGACGCGGCGCGGCCGGACCGCACGCGCGGGTGGCTGTACGGGGCCTGCTCGCTGTCCTACCTGGGCGCCATGGTGTCCAGCAACTCCGCGCTGCAGTTCGTCAGCTACCCCACGCAG gTCCTGGGCAAGTCTTGTAAACCCATTCCAG TGATGCTGCTGGGGGTGACCCTGCTGCGGAAGAGGTACCCGCCAGCCAAGTACCTGTGCGTGCTGCTGATCGTGGCGGGGGTGGCCCTGTTCCTCTACAAGCCCAAAaaagggacaggggacaccgAGCACGTCTTTGGCTAcggggagctgctcctg ctgctgtcGCTGACCCTGGACGGGCTCACGGGGGTGTCCCAGGACCACATGAGGGCTCACTACCAGACGGGCTCCAACCACATGATGCTCAACGTCAACCTGTGCTCCACGCTCTTCCTGggggcag GGATCCTGTTCACGGGGGAGCTCTGGGAGTTCCTGAGTTTCACGGAGCGTTATCCCAGCATCATCTCCAACATCCTCCTCTTCGGCCTCACCAGCGCCCTGGGCCAG AGTTTCATCTTCATGACCGTGGTGTACTTCGGGCCGCTGACCTGCTCCATCATCACCACCACGCGCAAGTTCTTCACCATCCTGGCCTCTGTGGTGCTCTTCGCCAACCCCATCAGCCCCATGCAGTGGGTGGGCACCGTGCTGGTGTTCCTGG GCCTTGGACTCGATGCCAAATTCGGGAAGGGGGTGAAGAAGACGTCGCACTGA
- the SPOP gene encoding speckle-type POZ protein — MSRVPSPPPPAEMSSGPVAESWCYTQIKVVKFSYMWTINNFSFCREEMGEVIKSSTFSSGANDKLKWCLRVNPKGLDEESKDYLSLYLLLVSCPKSEVRAKFKFSILNAKGEETKAMESQRAYRFVQGKDWGFKKFIRRDFLLDEANGLLPDDKLTLFCEVSVVQDSVNISGQNTMNMVKVPECRLADELGGLWENSRFTDCCLCVAGQEFKGHKAILAARSPVFSAMFEHEMEESKKNRVEINDVEPEVFKEMMCFIYTGKAPNLDKMADDLLAAADKYALERLKVMCEDALCSNLSVENAAEILILADLHSADQLKTQAVDFINYHASDVMETSGWKSMVVSHPHLVAEAYRSLASAQCPFLGPPRKRLKQS; from the exons ATGTCCAGGGTGCCGAGTCCCCCCCCTCCGGCAGAGATGTCCAGCGGGCCCGTGGCCGAGAGCTGGTGCTACACACAG ATCAAGGTGGTGAAGTTCTCCTACATGTGGACCATCAACAACTTCAGCTTCTGCCGGGAGGAGATGGGGGAGGTCATCAAGAGCTCGACCTTTTCCTCTGGAGCCAACGACAAACTCAAGTG GTGTTTACGTGTGAACCCCAAGGGCCTGGACGAGGAGAGCAAGGATTACCTGTCCCTGTACCTGCTGCTGGTGAGCTGCCCCAAGAGCGAGGTCAGGGCCAAGTTCAAGTTCTCCATCCTCAACGCCAAGGGAGAGGAGACCAAGGCCATGG AGAGCCAGCGCGCCTATCGCTTCGTGCAAGGCAAGGACTGGGGCTTCAAGAAGTTCATCAGGAGAGATTTCCTGCTGGACGAGGCCAACGGGCTCCTGCCCGATGACAAACTGACCCTGTTCTGTGAG GTGAGCGTGGTGCAGGACTCGGTGAACATCTCGGGCCAGAACACCATGAACATGGTGAAGGTGCCCGAGTGCCGCCTGGCCGACGAGCTGGGCGGGCTCTGGGAGAACTCGCGCTTCACCGACTGCTGCCTCTGCGTGGCCGGCCAGGAGTTCAAGGGCCACAAGGCAATCCTGGCAG CGCGCTCGCCCGTGTTCAGCGCCATGTTCGAGCACGAGATGGAGGAGAGCAAAAAG AACCGGGTGGAGATCAACGACGTGGAGCCCGAGGTTTTTAAGGAGATGATGTGTTTCATCTACACCGGGAAGGCCCCAAACCTGGACAAGATGGCTGATgatctgctggcagctgctgacaAG TATGCCCTGGAGAGGCTGAAGGTGATGTGTGAGGATGCTCTCTGCAGTAACCTGTCCGTGGAGAACGCGGCTGAGATCCTGATCCTGGCTGACCTGCACAGCGCAGACCAGCTCAAAACCCAGGCCGTGGACTTCATTAATTA CCACGCCTCGGACGTGATGGAGACGTCCGGCTGGAAGTCCATGGTGGTGTCGCACCCGCACCTGGTGGCCGAGGCCTATCGCTCGCTGGCCTCGGCGCAGTGCCCGTTCCTGGGCCCGCCCCGCAAGCGCCTGAAGCAATCCTAA
- the NXPH3 gene encoding neurexophilin-3 translates to MHLPPSCVLLLLLQGNIALPAFCAPEEPGAGADPGQPLAPEPLRSPSPAPPHARSPPGPGSASREPRGAPGDRSGRDLGPGTLRDPGTASGGRRKLLGWGDFYSNIKTVKLNLLITGKVVDHGNGSVSVFFQHNSTGRGNVSVSLVPPSKAVEFDLERQIFIEAKESKVFNCRVESEQVARASKTSLCAFDPGQTCRQEQTRSRAAWRCSPPFRAVCVYVTFDSSDYRLVQKVCPDYGARRRPA, encoded by the exons ATGCATCTTCCTCCGAGCTgcgtcctcctcctcctcctccagggtAACATCGCGCTGCCG GCCTTCTGCGCTCCAGAGGAACCCGGCGCCGGCGCGGATCCGGGCCAGCCGCTGGCCCCGGAGCCCCTCCGGAgcccgagcccggccccgccgcacgcccggagccccccgggaCCGGGCAGCGCCTCCCGGGAGCCCCGCGGAGCCCCGGGGGACCGGAGCGGGCGCGACCTCGGCCCCGGGACGCTGCGGGACCCCGGAACGGCCTCGGGCGGGCGGCGGAAGCTTTTGGGCTGGGGAGATTTCTACTCCAACATCAAGACGGTGAAGCTGAACCTGCTGATCACGGGCAAGGTGGTGGATCACGGCAACGGCAGCGTCAGCGTCTTCTTCCAGCACAACTCCACCGGCCGCGGCAACGTCTCCGTGAGCCTGGTGCCGCCGAGCAAGGCCGTGGAGTTCGACCTGGAGCGGCAAATCTTCATCGAGGCCAAGGAGTCCAAGGTGTTCAACTGCCGCGTGGAGTCGGAGCAGGTGGCCCGGGCCAGCAAGACGTCGCTGTGCGCCTTCGACCCGGGCCAGACGTGCCGGCAGGAGCAGACGCGGAGCCGCGCGGCCTGGCGCTGCTCGCCGCCCTTCCGCGCCGTCTGCGTCTACGTCACCTTCGACAGCAGCGATTACCGCCTGGTGCAGAAGGTGTGCCCCGACTACGGCGCCCGCCGGCGCCCGGCGTGA